The DNA region AAATCATCATCGATCAAGGCCGGCAGGAAATTCGCGACCTGGAACGCGGCCTGCCGGCGCTCGAAACCGTGGCGGCGATTTCGCCGCTGCTCGGTTTGCTCGGCACCGTCATCGGCATTTTCAGAATTTTTCAAGTCATCAGCCGCATGGGTGTTGGTCAGGCCTCAGCGCTCTCCGGCGGCATTTCCGAAGCGGTGATCACGACGATCACCGGATTGGCGATTGCGATTCCCTCAGCCGTCGCGTACAATTATTTCACCAATCGTGCGGAAAATTTGATCCTGGATATCGAGAAGCATACCACGACGCTAATGCGGAAAATCAGCAGTTTTCAAGCGAGCGACCGTAACGACTCGGCCGTAGTGCCAAACCATGAAACACGCACAAAAATATAAACAATGAATTTCCCCCGAATTGGAGAACGCCACCGTTAAAAAATTTTCGCCATGGGTTTTTCAATCAGTGGGAGATAAAACGTCTTTTCTTTTATGCAATTTCGTGACGTCTCACGAACCCTCTCCGGCGGCCGCAGCCGCGCGCGCCGGCAGATTTTCATCAACATCACCTCGCTGATCGACGTGATTTTCATGCTGCTGATCTTTTTCGCGGTCAGTTCGACGTTTCTCGAACAGCCCGGCATGAAACTCGAGTTGCCGACGGCGAAAAGCGCCGACATCGCGCAGGTGAAATCATACATTCTCTTTCTGGGCGAAGACGGCAGCATGCGTCTCAACGAAAAGCCCGTGACGTTTGCCGAGTTGCCGCAGACCCTGCAAAATGCGCTGCCGCAAATGGCCGAGCAAAGCCTCACTTTATTTGCCGACAAAAACGTCCGCCACGGCGACGTCATCAAAGTGATGGATGTCGCGCGGCAGATCGGCGTGAAAAAATTGGTGGTGGCCACAACACCGGAAGAGAAATGAGTCTCACAAAGATTGTAACGCAACATTGATGTTGCCTGGAACTCAGCATGGACGCACTCATGCCCGACACTGCATCGCCCCGCTGGCTCGAATGGGCTCGCGAAATTCAAGCCTTGAGCCAAAGCGGCCTCACGTTCACGCAAAACGAATACGAAATCGAACGCTATCGGCGATTATCCGAGATTGCGGCTGAAATCGTCGCAACTCACACCGAGACGCCGAAAGCGCTGTGGCAAAAAAATTTTCTCGCGCAGTTGGGTTATGCCACACCGAAAATCGATGTGCGCGGCGCGGTGATTCGTGACGGAAAAATTCTGCTGGTGCAGGAACGCACGGACGAGCGTTGGTGCATGCCCGGCGGCTGGGCCGATGTCGGAGAAAAGCCTTCTGAAATGGTTGTGCGCGAGGTGTGGGAGGAAAGCGGCTTTCAAGTTGCGCCGAAAAAAGTCATCGGCGTCTACGACGCCAATCGCACCGGCCGGCCGCTGGAATTTTATCACGCCTACAAAATCGTCTTTCTCTGCGACATCACCGGTGGCGAAGCGCGCCCGAGCAACGAAACGCTTGCGGCCGATTTTTTCAGCTTTAACAATTTGCCGCCGCTGTCGTCGAATCGTACCAGTGAGAAACATTTGGCCGACGTGTTGGCGCATGTGCGACATCCTGATCGGCCAGCGGCATTTGATTGAAACGTTTGATGGGAAATGATGCAATTTGAATACACGATGGCAAGAAAATGTTGGAGGGGATTTTTTCTGGTTGGATTTCTTTACACCGCCGCCTTTTCACAATCCGCCTGGCGCTATCACGATTATCAAACCACGACGCACAAAAACTTCCGCGACAACCAGATTTTTCATCAGACCATTGCGTTCGATCAGATCGACTACCCGTTGTTGCACGCCGCCATTTTTTTCGTGACCAATGAAACGCGCGTCAAGAACGACCGCAAGCCGCTGGCGTTT from candidate division KSB1 bacterium includes:
- a CDS encoding NUDIX hydrolase, translating into MPDTASPRWLEWAREIQALSQSGLTFTQNEYEIERYRRLSEIAAEIVATHTETPKALWQKNFLAQLGYATPKIDVRGAVIRDGKILLVQERTDERWCMPGGWADVGEKPSEMVVREVWEESGFQVAPKKVIGVYDANRTGRPLEFYHAYKIVFLCDITGGEARPSNETLAADFFSFNNLPPLSSNRTSEKHLADVLAHVRHPDRPAAFD
- a CDS encoding MotA/TolQ/ExbB proton channel family protein, which codes for MQTVWDFLAKGGITMIPLGLCSLVGLAIVLEKFIILRRPRILIPEVVAVVDSLAKAEDVPLVLSVCAKHNGPLPNIVKTALENRHLPRDEMKEIIIDQGRQEIRDLERGLPALETVAAISPLLGLLGTVIGIFRIFQVISRMGVGQASALSGGISEAVITTITGLAIAIPSAVAYNYFTNRAENLILDIEKHTTTLMRKISSFQASDRNDSAVVPNHETRTKI
- a CDS encoding biopolymer transporter ExbD, with the translated sequence MQFRDVSRTLSGGRSRARRQIFINITSLIDVIFMLLIFFAVSSTFLEQPGMKLELPTAKSADIAQVKSYILFLGEDGSMRLNEKPVTFAELPQTLQNALPQMAEQSLTLFADKNVRHGDVIKVMDVARQIGVKKLVVATTPEEK